A window of Strigops habroptila isolate Jane chromosome 5, bStrHab1.2.pri, whole genome shotgun sequence genomic DNA:
AACagcaatcaaaaaaacccagcaaaataTTGGGCATCACGAGGAAAGGCACCGAGAACAAGACAGAGCACATTTATACAACCTTGGTCCACCCATATGTCAAGCAGCATCTGAAGTTCTGGTTTCTGCATCTCAAGGACAGACTCTAGTCAGAGAAGGGCAAACAAATCATCAGAAGGATAGAGCACCTGCCTTAGAAAAAGAGACTAAGGAGGCTCTTCAGTTGgagagaaagctgaagaaagataTGATCAATCAAATTATGAAGGTGGTAAATAAACTAATGCAGAACTTCCGCTTGCTTTGCTTGCCAGTAATAGAACTAAGGGGTATTCAACAAAGCTAGTAAGACATTAGTTTATAAACAATTAAAGTGCTTCTTTACAAAGCTAATAGTAAGCTTCTGGAACTTGCCACCACAGGAGGTTGTGAAGGCAGTGAGCATCAGCAAGTTCGAAAAAGACAAGTTCTTGGTTGGCAGGTCCACAAATGGGCTCTAAAAACACTGAGCAGATACATACCTACCATCCTTAATATGAAAACTAAGTATGAGGGGAGAATACAAGGGAACAGATACATAAAGTGGCTAGGTTTGCCTACAGCCCTTAAACAGCATCCCTCAATGTCACTGTTGGACACCAAACCCTGAGCCTGAAGGCCCACTGGTATGACCCAACAGAGCTTTTCTGATagtctttatttcagttttctctgatATCTTCTCTTAAGCTCTggagactttaaaaaaaaaacaaaaaaaaaaaacccaaaaaaaaaaaaccaaacaaaaaaacaaacaaacaaaaaaaaaaccaccaacaaaaaaaaaaaaaaaacccaaaaaacacaaacacaaaaaaaaggttaaaaccCTGCTTCTTATCCGCTGTGAAGGACACAGGTTTTGAGTTGCTATGTTAAGCAATAGATTAATACTATATCTCTAAACAAAAATAAGGGTCAGACCCAGGAGGAAATATTTGAATTACTCCAGCCAGCGTGACCCCCACAAAGCCACAGATGTTGTTCCACAGCAGGGTCTgctatttcagtgaaaatgtagCCACCTGCTGAGGGACAAAAGCAACAAACATCAGTTCCtcaaacagcagagctgcagaacagctcGAAGGGAAAGAAGGCTAGGCATGCTAGTCATTCACATTTTTACTATACCAGGTCCCAAAAGATGGCAAGAGTTAAAGCTTACTGGTACTTAGATggcagtcttaaaaaaaaaaaaaaaatcagtgcaaaagTCAGTATCTACAAGGTATTCTCTGTCCTCGTCTTCCACAAAAAGTATTTATACATGAAATGGGCATATtataactgaaatgttttgaggCTTCTGATAATACAGAACACCTTCTGCAAAAGGATAAGGTATGCTGGCAATACtccaaagaaattaataaatatagCTCAACAGAATTCTCATGTGGTTTCAGCTGCACAGCATGTTCTTATCCACTTCACTCTTAACCATTAGCTCCCTCTCCAGTATTTGGTAACTTCTTGTTAGTCAGAAGGAAAGAATGTATACTTATGTATTTCATGAATATATGTTGTGATACATTATACGTTAAATTACACATTTCAATTCTAAAGGGAATAACAAAGTACAGTAACTATTGCAGATATTTAGATTACTGCCACTAGTCTGGGAGGTTAAATTGAGAGCTACAAAATCAGAATGCAGAAGGGTTTTAAGATAGCATTCGGGCCTCACTAAACCTGCAAAACACTgagcattttacattttaggTAGTGATACAAGAAGAGGGGTGTGCTCATAAAAGAGATTTGTAATTCATTACCTTGATTTATCTCTGTATTAATGCTACCTCACAAGCAGGCCCTGGGCTCAGAGAGATTCTTGCACATCGTTTCTTTCTCCTGGATGAGCTCTAGAAAGCTGATCTTGGCCATCAACACATCTGCAGTCTGCGCAGCTCTGCCAAAATTTATGCCTGTCTGCCTATCAGTCAAAGAACAACTTGCCCATCTTCATtcacctctctctctctgttacTCTGTTGAAGAGCTGTGCCCTCAGCATCAGGAGATGAATTCCCATGTCCTGTTCAAGAGCATCTTTTGTTAACTTCCTTGGAAAGCATTCGCAAGAGACGCAGGAGCTGAAGAACAGCTATCTTGGTCATTCATATATGCCTATGGCAGTGTTAGGCAGCAGCAGATAGGAGACATTTAAAGCCTGTGAGTAAGTAACAAAGGGAACTCTTGGATGTGGAGGCATTTTATACTTCTGTTTATCTGGAATTCTGCAAAGCTTCCACAAATCAGCATTTACAGTCACTGTGTTTGCTGGAGACAGTTCTAACAGCTACGAGTCAGTGTTTTAGCTACAGTTCAAAAACAGCATTAGCTTTTTCAAAAAGATCAGTGTACCATTTTCATGATCTAATACAACTAAGAGATAcatcattcattcattcatctTTTCTATGATCTCTGCAACTCTTCAGGGGTTCAGCTAAAAGTACACATGTccttatttctgaaaaagcatGCCACTTGTTTTCCCTAGTGtatcaaaagaaattattttcttactacTCATGGCAAATTACACCAATAATATTTTAGTATCTATCTTTATCTAAGTAACTAAATAGGCAGTAGGTTGGAGAATGTGACAGGACTGACTGTTTCAGCTCCCAATTTCTTATTGTATTGCATATAGCAGTATTTCCCAGTTAAAAAATACTACTACAAAAGTAGCTTAGGAAAATcgaagaatttttattttagtgagTGTCCTTTTAGTTGGGAGGCATACAGATGGACTCATTTTCTTCTATATAGAAGAAAGCTATGAAAAGCAAGCTAACCACCTCTGAAATTTCTGCATTCTCCTCTAGCTTTAACTAGGTATGAACATTTTTATTGACAATAATTATGTTAATAAGTCTATAgttgattaatatttttaacaggTAAATAGTTAATAGATATATATTCACTTTATTGGTGGGACAATCCATGCTCCAAAAAAGTTCATTACTAATTAACAAAGAGAAATCAACAGTGAATTGATTTTTTAGAATAGTTTTAAGaactctgaggaaaaaaaagttaagacaAAGACAGGCTACGTAGCAAATACAGTGGCATACATTCTCCTGTATGCAGGTCCTCCTGAAGAACAATCCCAGTGAAATGAGCAACACTAATAAAGACTACTCATGTGCCGAAGGTTCTACATTTCTCCCACTAAAACCCaagatttttagattaaaatgtGGTGTCACTCACAAGGagtgggagaggggagggaaatgcTTGCTGTTTAGGCCTGTAATCTTTGCAAAATTTCTACTGGTCTCTGctacaaaaccaccacaaaaaattgagttttctttcctaagaaagcacctaaagaaaacacaagtggGGTCTAAGGCAGACTGGCACAACTGAGGACATCTCAGACGTTGCATCATGGCTATCTGCAACGTACTTGGATTGGGACTGCTCCCTAAATTAACCTAAAATACTCTGAAGACGTTGATTCCAGTCAACTAAATGAGGTTTCTGAAGAAATGGTTAGCCAACACTACATTTGCTACTACATTTCTATCCAGAATCAGTGGTGTACGAGAAACTGAGATTTCATTAGCAATTTACATTCTGTCAAGAAGCAACAATATTAATCTGTATCAGTTATAAATTCCACACTTCGAATCTTTTACACTTCCTAGTGCCTCCCCTTCAGCTGTAATAGTGGGCTTCAGCTCTCCAAAGCAGAGCGTATTTGTAACAACAGTGCTCACACTGGTTATTCATCCTTACCATctaccacattttaaaaatttctgaaaGCACGTTATGCACTATGTGATTGAATGCATCCTTATAACTTAATTAATGTATCAGAATACTCTGAAACAAGAGAGAACCAAATCGATACACTCCTAGAAAGTAGGGAAGGAAGCTTACAGCTACAGAAGAACAAACCACTGAATCAAACTGGATGCTCTCTTCTCTGCAATGTTTTTGATGTTTAAAATGTCCAAACCATCACATGCAAAATTATCAAGATATAATGCAAACAATGTTCTCTTCAACTGTTCATTGTGGATGCTGCCTTGCTTCCTACTTCCTACTGCTTCCTACTCTTTATTTCCATAATTGAAAGATCAGGTCCATCATCGCAAAGTCTGGCAGCATCTTAACAATTCCTTAAAATGTTATACAATCAACATTCTGAATGTTTACATTAACACTTATAAAGAGCATACAAAGgctctttattttctctaaattaaCAAGATTTGACAACACTTCAAAGATTTCCAGTATTCTCTTCTATCACTGAAAGTACAGCAGGTTGAAGAACAATGAAAAAGAGTGCACAGGGATAAGTGGGATTTCAACTTCGTAATTCCTCCGTCTCAGTAGCCAGTGGTCATGTATCAACCGTCACCGTTACGcttactttaaaataacttttctttgaaCTGTTCCAACAACTTTAGGATACGGTCAGCAGCCACAagaccaccaccacctccatcaGCTCCCCTGCGTGTGAATCATCCAGCTGCGCGCCCGGGACCGCGGTCGGTGGAGTACGACCCCTCCGCGGAGGGAAGCCGACCGCACGGCCCCCACCGCGCCCCGCCGCGCTGCTCACCCCAGCGCCGACGGCGGCACCGCTACCGGCACCGGGCCGCGCGCGCAGGACAGCAGCCGCCGGGGCCgtcccgcccgccgcccccctCCTCAGCTCCCGCTGCGGAAGGCGGGACCGCGGCACCCCGCCGGATGGGTGCGGGGACGCGGCGCCGTCCGCCTTTCACGGCGACCACCCGCACCTCCCCGACAGCCCCGCACCGGCGGCACCGTGCGGTGCGCCCCCGCCCCACGCTCCGAGCAGCCCTCTCGAGGTAACGAAGGAGCGGAGTGAGCAGTACCGCAGCCCCTCCACCAGACTCGACTGGCGGGCTGGTGTCGCCCCCCGCCGCGGCACCCGCGGGCACCGCCGGCCGCCTCCAACCGGTCGGCGGCACCGAAGTTCCCACCGCGCCGTCAGTCCCGCCCGGGGACCGGGACGGAGAACGGCCGGAACCGCCGCTCCGAAAAGCACGGCAAAGGGTGGCGGGCGACCGCGCCCGCCCGCGACCCCAGCCCGCCGCGGCCCACCACCGCCCAGCGCTACCGCCCGCCCTGGGCATcctgcccgcccgccgctcCGCCTGTGCCGGTACCGCCGCCCGCCGCTTTGCCAGCCCCATCAGCACACGGCGTAACGGTCGCGCACGGAGGCAAGCATCCTTCCTCCCCGCGGACGGACCTTACCGGCCACGCTCGCCGCCCTCGCCCGCCTGGGCGCACGCCGCTCCGTGCTGGGCGCCCGCTGCCACACGCCGCCCCGCAGCCGGCATCACTGCTCCGCCTGCAGCCGCACCAGCCGCCGCGGCGCGCGGCAGCAGTACCCGCCTCACGAGTGCGCAGCCCAAGCACCGGCGGGACTCGCCCTCTCCGACTGACAACGACTAGTAGCCAATCGCCGCCCGCGCAGCACCGAGGAGGCGGGAAGGTGTGACGGCAAGGGACCAATGGGAGCTCGCCCCTGCTGCAGCGCTGTTTCCGGGAGAGGGGAGCCGCGCTAAGCAGGGGGTCGCCGCGGGTGAGAGGCGTCGGAGCGAGCCCGCAGCGATGGCGATGGGGCTGTGCGGGTCTCTGTGCTGAGCCGATGCCAGCCCGAGCGGGGCTGGGGAACGGTCTCGGCCTCTCTGGGACTCGCTCCAAGCCCCGGTGGTGGCTGCTGCCAGTGGTAACGCGTGCGGCTGGGCCGGTCTCGCCCTGCCCCCGTTGCTCCGCTAAACGGGAGCGGGGCTGAGGGCCGGCCATTCAGGTGGGAAACGTGCATCGCCCTTCTGCGTGCGCAGGAGCGTCGAACTTCACGCTGAGACGCtttgttaaaggaaaaataagatgaaacGATGGGGAGAGGCGGTTCTTTTCCGGCCGAACCCCGCTGGGCTGAAACCCTGTCCGCGGCAGCATCCCCGCGGCGGGGGCTCTCGCCGACCTTGGCGTCCCGACCAGCTGCCGCGGTGCGGGGTGGGTGTGAGTGTGCCGGACGGCGCCGCGCGGGAGCCGCTCGTACCCGCCGCCGCGGTGGCGGTGCGCTGTGGGGGCTGCGCTGAGTTCGCAAGGCCTCGGCACTGCGGCTTGTCCCGCTGTCTGTGCTCGGCCTGCCCCCGCCCGTGCTTCCCttggttcagctgtaacagcaaTTCCCTCCGTGGGCCAGGAGTCTCTGGCTAACTTGTGTTTATGGGTTACACCAGTAGTTTTGCATCGCTGTTACTCTTTGTAGAATGAGGTTCTTTGCACCCTAACCACAGCGGTGTCGTGTAGAGATATACAGGCCTGGTGGGGTAGCAGAAGCCCTGGAGAAGTGAAGACCTAGGATGCAGCATAGAGAAGTACTGGCAAGGGGCGCAGGCTTGATACTGGAGACCCGATAGCTATAAATGGCTTACCCATGGtcagtaaagaaatgcagacCTGGAGATGGACAAAACTGGGTGTGGGgacaacaaacaaacagtatCTGATGTGTCTGGAAGGTAACATACATAGTACATTCAGGTGTAGAATTGGAACTGCAGACCAGTGAAGAAGCATGttaacaaacataaaaatgaccTCAAGTGGATCCTAGAGGAGGAAGAACAAATCATAAACATGAACATCATACTTCTCCTGGCCAAGGACTCCAAATGCTCACAAGTCACTGTTGTCACCCCTCATGCTCCTAACCTAGAACAAAACTGATCAGgcaggggatggagaggagcAGTGGTAGGGTGGATGTAACATCAGGAGAAGGgtgaaacaacaacaacaactgCATTATCATCACTCTTTTCTGTAACTAATAATTAATAGACTCTTAAGATTTCAGTTAATAAATGTCTCTACCCTCTTTCCAGTCGCTTTCTCTAAAAAGCCAGGTGAATAATAgttgaaaacatttcagaaagatgttTCACTGCTGGGTTATTTCCAGTGTTGATGGTCTTTATCCACTGTTTTGgcattttcttaagaaaagcCCCTTACCcaattttgtatttataaactGATTCAAAAGGGTGTAGAGGTTTCTTAATACCTGATGACTTACCATCATATTTCATGCCTTTTTAGGAATGTTTCTAAAATGAAACAACCTCTCAAATTAATCTGGTcataagaaaatgtttgttagGTCTTAATGAAGGAATTTATTGTGAATACTAATATTGGAAACTATGAGCAGAAATCCTTGCTcattaaaaaatcaattttttaatatttgatgcCAGCCATATCTTtatcttgggggaaaaaaccccaaataacaACCAACAAACATACTTTATTTATTGTTGGCAATTTTACAAATGTTGCAGAACTAAAGCATTGTACAATTATGACTCCTACAAAGAAGgaggaaatatgaaaaataatctttataaGTGAAGCTCTTCTAGTAACTAGAACataaatgtcattatttttaatattttaaactttatataaaaacaaatatgcaaacaattttttttttcaatatatgcAAACAAATTCAGATATCCTGtctgaacatttatttcatgttaaaaGAGTAGCCTTTAAGTTTCGATGGCAGCTTTTCACAGGcatgcacacagcacagcatgtAAGGTGACTAAATCATTATTTGACAGGATAAACCTGCAGTTCagctaccaaaaaaaaccaaaaacccaaaaaaaaaaggagtaataTATCTTAACACAATTACTCAAAAGTGCTGAAGATCTCTAAGCAGAGTTCGTTCCAAATAGAAAAGCAATATACCGCGTAATAGCTAAATATCTTGTTTATAAGACAGAACTCGGAGACTTCTTGTTACAGGCATAGAAGCTCCAAACAACTataaatgaaaaacatgcaagaaaGTTAAAGCAAACACACCTGAAATATGGGCTTGTTCATTCAGGTGCTTTATAGTACatgtattattttctaaattttagCAGGACTCTTAGTACCTTGGGAAactgttgtggggtttttttatcccAGTAAAATTGCATAGATTGGTTTAGCCCGCAAAACTGTAATTTAGCCTTTGGTCCCATAAGGCTGAAGATTTTGACagttctttctgaaaaacaatatAGTGCAACAGCACTCTTGAAAAGTACCAACAGGGCATACAGGAGCTGAACTACTCTTATTCACAGCAGAAACAGTATAAGAAATGTAATCCACATACAGCTCTGTCAGCAGGAGTCCATTCTGTCCTGGATCAACAGACTTCTAGAGGTGACAGAAATCAGGATTCACACATATTAAATCATTGTTTTAGCTGTTAAGTCTGCCAACAAGGTGCAAACTGTGGTCTGAGGTCTGGTGTTGGAGACCTTGACACACAGAGGGGACTATGCTGAAAGTTaattccagaaaaagaaatagagctGCTGTATATCCTTTGGTCTTTAACCTCCATTTTTAGGAGAGGATCTGATTTTTACGAATATTGtatatgctttgaaaaattactCCATTTCCATCCAGAAAGTCTTTGTGGCCCCAGGTGGCTCCCCAGTTAAAGAAAGTGGTTTACGCTTCCAGTAATGTTTCTACATGTCCTATCTATGACTTCTGCAGGCATTTCGCTTTGTCATCTCTCTGCTATCTTTTTATACATAAGAAATTTATTGGTTTTGGAGAGAATCACCTCACAGGGAGTTGATGTTTTGCTAATGTAGGTAGCAGTATGTGGAGTCTTGGTATTATGTTTTGATATTAACTATGCATCCAGCTGGAGACTCATTATACTAAACATCAAATCTCGAGATTTCCCATGCCTCATCATGTCTTGTCTCCACTGATTCATCTGTCTTCCTTGTCCCTAATACCCTGcccgcctttttttttttttttcaggcaaaaaCTCTACCTGTAGACATACATAAATTGCATCATTACTTGCTACTGTTTTCTGATGTGAGTCATATCTTTGATTACTTGGAAATAACTGGGCACTAAATAGGTGAGTCTATCCCAGACCAGCTTTCAAAGACGAGTAACTGCAGCATGGATTTGATGTCCAGGAGGAGtaccagaaaacacaaaaccatttCCAGGAATGGTAATAGGCTGACAAAACATCCAAATTATAAAATACCTTGGATCTATCCTACTGTGGATATATCCtactgtggtgggttgaccttggccaGCTGCCGGATGCCCACCCAGTTGCTCTCTCCGAACACCTCAACaggacaaggagagagaataagATGGACAAGCTTGAggattgagataaagacaatttaGTAAGAAAAGTAAAGCTCACACATGTAAAAGAGGTAGAAGAGGGAATTGATTCACtatttcccatcagcaggcaatgTCCAGACACTTCCTGGGAAGCAGGATTTCACTATACAGAGTGATTGCATCAGAAGACAACCTCTGTAACCGCAGATTTCCCCCTATCGCCCCTCCGTTTTCCCTGCTTTTATAGCTGAGCGCAGCATAATAgagtatggaatatccctttggtcagttgaaGTCAGCTGTCCCAACTGTGTATTGGCAGTTAGTGTTAGAAGGCAAACAATGTATTAATTGAGCCCCTCTGTGAGGCACAGTGTATCGGCAGATCTTTTACATCAAACTGTAAAATAACCTTATGCAAGGAAACATTATTTCACTCCTCACTTTGGTAGGATTTGAATATTTAACTGATGCATAGATGCAGCACTGCCTTTACAGATCTGTGGGAGGaatatttgattatttatttttaaacacattacaATTTGCTAGTGTTATTCAGCCTCATTGGCTAACCCATTTGTTAATATTATGTAGATGTCTGTTTTGAGATGCAAATCACAGTTATGTGCTGGGTGCTATATAGACAAGTAAGGAAACAAAGTTCTTGCCCCAAAGAGTTTGTTCATATTATCTCTTCCAAAGTCCATTGTGATCTGATTTCACACTGCATGAAgaagtatttcctttcattattttatctATCATGTATTATGTCAGCTGGAGAGAGCTAATCTCCCCATAAGCAAAGCAAGGCAACTTCCTTTGTGTGCTAGGTGAGTCCTTCAGGATGTTTATCTGAAGTGATCAGTTGCAAGCGCAGCTTCCATTTATATACTGTCCTTCATAGTAATGTCACTATGAGCATAATGAATATACTTAGAAGTATTTAAAGACTCCGTAAATATATATTCCCCTGCAACAGCCTTGAACAGTGATGTAAAATAGGCCTTTTGTTTTGAGGAACGGATAGGTGGTGGAGCATGTTTTCAGATCCAAGCAATCCTGCTTTACATGACTGACCAGGACatagaaagaattatttttttatttcctccatcGGTCCAGTCAATTTAggtatttttatccttttttttttttttttttttttttaaatatgtgttaGAGATTTTATTGCTCCCCAGCCCATACTTAATTTTGTGCTGGATCAGCtgtttttttgaaaaacattcGCACTGTTACCTATGAAGTTAATTATAAAAAAGATTAATCCACCTCTCGGGTTAACCAAGAGAGAAGAGCATTCACGTCACAGTCAGTGGCTGAATCCAGCTGGCAAACATCAATGTGGTTCTGTTTCATCAtgattaatgttttcatttattttataattttgtatgcaattttctttttaaggctCTTGCAGGATGATTTGGCAATTGCTATTCATAAACAAAGAGCTTGGTCCTGTGTCATCTGGTAAAGATGCCATTTGATTTGCTTACCGGCAAGGGGATATGAGCAGTAGAGGGATGTGACTTGAcattaaattccattttcttgaAGGACACATCTACCAGCAGGATTCATGTCCCCTGGTACTCGCACTGCAAAGGTTGGAATTGTCAACACTCGGGCTGTTTTATGAATGACACACTGGCCTGGTTCTATCAcccttattttttctgaagaccatcttaagaaaaattactcacacatttctgtttctatagTGGCATCCATGTAGATAAGGATGTCTGTCTGGGAAGGGGCTGAGGACATTGCTGCCAAAATTTAATCAAAGTAAAAGACAGAACTACATTAGGAATATTTGGCCATGTGCTTTTGCGTatcatctgaaagaaaaaaattgtccACAGTCTCAGCCCCAAAGATCTTACAATGCAAGTAaatgaacaataaaataaaaaatggagtACATGTATAGAAAGAATGAGGCAGAAAAAAGTAAAGCCACCACAGTATGAAGTAATTTAGTGGTATAGATCTTGCTAGTTCTATATATACACAGCTGGTGTTACAGTAATTTGCTGATTGCTTGTGGTTTACTTATGTATACATGAGTATTTATATACATCCAGACATATGATATTCatatattacattaaaaaaccaTTAAGTTTGAAAGTGAGAATGCCTGAACTCAAAAGCTGTCTGatacagtttttaattttgtgattGCATGGTGTGTTTCTTAGGATTCTTACCTTATTCAGAGCATAGAAGGGATGAATCTTGCTACCTGCACaagtatttagtatttttatctATTGAATTATTAACAATATGTCCTCATGCCTTATTGATTACCATCTTCTATATATCTCCTAGCTGCTGCAGCAATTCAGGAAAAAGTCTTAATAAAAACGTTTTCCTGACTATATATCACCAGGACATGATCTgtaccataaaaaaaaaaagtgaggtgttgaaattgaaaattatattgCAAATATAGTCAAATTAGAACCATATAAAAATCAAGGCACTATATCGATTTATGTTTATTCAgctaaaatatgtttttgtttagCATGGGCAAACATCTTACCAGATGAGGAAGCCTTTTTggtaaagctttaaaaataaatcagtctgTCTGTCATTTCCTATGTGTGGAAAGCTTCAACATTAGGCAAAATTATAAGCTattgaaaacagcattttttttaaatagtaagtATGCAAAAGTATTACTAGAATGATATCACCTTTTTCCTCAATTAAGACACACACGTGACTCCGTGGGATAGAATAAAACATAGATTTTAGCATCACAGCTTAGCAGGATACTGCTGTAGTAGGAGTGTGTCCTTACAGAAGTCACTCCAGACAGGTATTGGTACTGGTGTATTTTTTCTGCTCCATGAAAGTATTTAATTTGTGTTAAAGAAGAATAATTCTAGAAAATTCTCAAAAATTCTAGATTTCTTTTGTCATTCCAAGACTTGAATTGGGGGAGGAATTACTGCTAATACAAAACTTAAAAGTCCAGCAGTCCATTAAATGTGGTATTTTGGTACTGGGCTTTAACAGTTTCCAAAACTTTGAAGTGGATCTAGATTTCGAATTTCCGGAATTCAACCAGTGTAATTCTATTTGGCACATATGTATTGtcttcagcaaatattttaaaagaacactgAAGTTTCAAAATCAAGCACTCAGATGTTAGCAAATGATAAAATTAAGGTTGTCCATTTGAGCTTATTTCATGATCCTGTGAATtgtgattaatatttttaaattatagtcACCTAATAATGAGTGAATAATGTAGTAGATAGTAGTAAATATAGtaatacatgtatatacaaGTAGAAGAAACTCAGTAAAGGTACAGGAGGTGCAGAGTTTCAAATGTTAGCCACCTTTTCTGTCTAGACAagtc
This region includes:
- the B3GALT1 gene encoding beta-1,3-galactosyltransferase 1 isoform X2 → MAGPQPRSRLAEQRGQGETGPAARVTTGSSHHRGLERVPERPRPFPSPARAGIGSAQRPAQPHRHRCGLAPTPLTRGDPLLSAAPLSRKQRCSRGELPLVPCRHTFPPPRCCAGGDWLLVVVSRRGRVPPVLGLRTREAGTAAARRGGWCGCRRSSDAGCGAACGSGRPARSGVRPGGRGRRAWPIVHSKIIP